One stretch of Tepidibacter hydrothermalis DNA includes these proteins:
- the fdhF gene encoding formate dehydrogenase subunit alpha, translating to MEEKILTVCPYCGGGCQLYLVVKDGKIVRAEAADGRTNEKNLCLKGYYGWDFLNDPKILTSRIKHPMIRKDGELEEVSWKEAIDFVATRLNDIKSKYGPDSIMGTGSARGPGNEANYIMQKFMRAVIGTNNIDHCARVUHAPSVAGLDYSLGNGAMSNSIPEIENTDLLFVFGYNAADSHPIVARRIVKAKEKGAKIIVTDPRLTETGRISDLWLPIKGGTNMALVNAFANVLINENLYDKEYVDNYVDGFEEYKEMVSKYTPEYAESITGVKADDIRKSMREYAKAKNAMILYGMGVCQFSQAVDVVKGLASLALLTGNFGRESVGIGPVRGQNNVQGTCDMGVLPNIYPGYQSVTDDKIRAKFEKAWGVQLPSEPGYKLTEVPHLTLHEKKIKAYYIFGEDPVQSDPNAAEVRETLDNIDLVIVQDIFMNKTALHADVVLPATSWGEHEGVYSSADRGFQIMRKAVEPKGDVKPDWEIICEIGTAMGYPMKYNNTKEIWDEMRSLCPDFAGASYERIEELGSIQWPCLDEEDDGTPYLYEGNKFSTPNGKGILFAAEWRPPMELPNKEYPLSLSTVREVGHYSVRTMTGNCRALKALADEPGYIQMSVEDANHLSIEHEEFVRVTSRRGSVVTKAFVTDRVKEGSTFMTYQWWVASCNELTSDHVDPITKTPEYKYCAIRVDKIDDQAWAKQYVADEYEDIKRKMNVNK from the coding sequence ATGGAAGAGAAGATATTAACGGTCTGCCCATATTGTGGTGGAGGATGCCAATTATACTTGGTAGTCAAAGATGGGAAAATAGTAAGAGCCGAAGCTGCCGATGGAAGAACTAATGAAAAAAATCTATGTCTGAAGGGGTATTATGGATGGGATTTTTTAAATGATCCAAAGATCTTAACATCAAGAATTAAACACCCTATGATAAGAAAAGATGGAGAATTAGAAGAAGTTTCATGGAAAGAAGCTATAGACTTCGTAGCTACTAGACTTAATGATATAAAAAGTAAATACGGACCTGATTCTATAATGGGAACAGGATCTGCAAGAGGACCTGGAAATGAAGCAAACTACATAATGCAAAAATTTATGAGGGCTGTAATTGGAACTAATAATATAGATCATTGTGCTAGAGTGTGACATGCTCCATCAGTAGCCGGTCTGGACTACTCATTAGGAAATGGTGCAATGTCAAATAGTATACCTGAAATAGAAAATACAGATTTATTATTTGTATTTGGATATAACGCAGCAGATTCACATCCTATTGTTGCAAGAAGAATAGTAAAAGCAAAAGAAAAGGGAGCAAAAATTATAGTTACAGATCCTAGACTTACAGAAACGGGAAGAATATCTGATCTATGGTTACCTATAAAGGGTGGAACAAATATGGCATTAGTTAATGCATTTGCGAATGTATTAATTAATGAGAATCTTTATGATAAAGAATATGTAGATAATTACGTAGACGGATTTGAAGAATATAAAGAAATGGTATCTAAGTATACACCTGAATATGCTGAGAGTATAACAGGTGTTAAAGCTGATGATATAAGAAAATCTATGAGAGAATATGCAAAAGCTAAAAATGCTATGATACTTTATGGTATGGGAGTATGTCAATTCTCTCAAGCAGTTGATGTTGTTAAGGGTCTTGCATCATTAGCTCTTTTAACTGGTAACTTTGGAAGAGAATCAGTTGGAATAGGTCCAGTTCGTGGTCAAAATAATGTACAAGGAACTTGTGATATGGGAGTATTACCGAATATATATCCAGGATACCAAAGTGTTACAGATGATAAAATTAGAGCTAAATTTGAAAAGGCTTGGGGAGTTCAGCTTCCAAGTGAACCAGGTTATAAACTGACTGAGGTTCCACATTTAACATTACATGAGAAAAAGATAAAAGCTTATTATATATTTGGAGAAGACCCAGTTCAAAGTGATCCAAATGCAGCAGAGGTAAGAGAAACTTTAGATAATATAGACCTTGTTATAGTGCAAGATATATTTATGAATAAAACGGCTCTTCATGCAGATGTTGTACTTCCTGCTACTTCATGGGGCGAACATGAAGGGGTTTACTCATCAGCTGATAGAGGATTCCAAATAATGAGAAAAGCAGTAGAACCTAAAGGGGATGTTAAACCTGATTGGGAGATTATATGCGAGATAGGTACTGCCATGGGATATCCTATGAAATACAATAATACTAAGGAAATCTGGGATGAAATGAGAAGTTTATGTCCTGATTTTGCAGGAGCAAGTTATGAACGTATAGAAGAATTAGGAAGTATACAGTGGCCGTGTTTAGATGAGGAAGATGATGGAACTCCATATTTATATGAAGGAAATAAGTTTTCAACTCCTAATGGAAAAGGAATATTATTTGCAGCTGAGTGGAGACCTCCAATGGAACTTCCAAATAAAGAGTACCCATTGAGCCTTTCAACTGTAAGAGAAGTAGGTCATTATTCAGTTAGAACTATGACTGGAAACTGTAGAGCATTAAAAGCGCTTGCAGATGAGCCAGGATATATACAAATGAGTGTTGAGGATGCTAATCATCTTTCAATAGAGCATGAAGAATTTGTAAGAGTTACATCGAGAAGAGGAAGCGTAGTAACGAAAGCTTTTGTTACTGATAGAGTAAAAGAAGGATCTACTTTTATGACTTACCAATGGTGGGTAGCGTCTTGTAATGAATTAACTAGTGATCATGTTGATCCTATCACAAAAACACCTGAGTATAAGTATTGTGCTATAAGAGTTGATAAAATAGATGATCAAGCTTGGGCAAAGCAGTATGTAGCAGATGAATATGAAGATATAAAAAGAAAAATGAATGTAAATAAGTAA
- the fdhD gene encoding formate dehydrogenase accessory sulfurtransferase FdhD: MDKTIKYSAIKIEENKEILCEEELVCEYPLNIYVNQKKMATLLCTPDKLKELAIGFLRTEEIIHKKEDIQSIELDEFKGCIKIQLKDDITIKNFQSKKLNMQNNHNNCINDFLDSIDCEIVTSDIKLRQDKVHEFMKKNLTHSDIFKRTGGVHSVALCDTQNIIIINEDVARHNAVDKVIGQSFLEDINLKDKIIVLSGRVSFEMILKSAKMQIPIIISKSAPTNLSVKLAKKLGITLVGFVRKEKMNIYTNKYRIQQLEKGDIYE; encoded by the coding sequence ATGGATAAGACTATAAAATATAGTGCTATAAAAATTGAAGAAAACAAAGAGATTCTTTGTGAAGAAGAATTAGTCTGTGAATATCCACTTAACATTTATGTAAATCAAAAAAAGATGGCTACACTACTTTGTACGCCTGATAAACTTAAAGAATTGGCAATCGGATTTTTAAGAACGGAAGAGATAATACATAAAAAAGAAGATATCCAATCGATTGAATTAGATGAATTCAAAGGATGTATAAAAATACAACTTAAAGATGATATAACCATCAAAAATTTTCAGTCAAAAAAGTTGAATATGCAAAATAATCATAATAACTGTATTAATGATTTTTTAGATTCAATAGACTGTGAGATTGTAACTAGTGATATTAAGTTGAGACAAGATAAAGTTCATGAATTTATGAAAAAGAATTTAACTCACTCAGATATATTCAAAAGAACGGGTGGAGTTCATAGTGTAGCACTTTGCGATACACAAAATATAATTATTATAAATGAAGATGTTGCACGACATAATGCTGTGGATAAAGTTATAGGACAATCTTTCTTAGAGGATATAAATTTAAAAGATAAAATAATCGTATTGAGCGGAAGGGTATCTTTTGAGATGATTTTAAAATCTGCTAAAATGCAAATACCAATTATAATATCAAAGTCAGCTCCTACTAATTTATCTGTGAAACTTGCTAAAAAATTAGGAATTACATTAGTTGGTTTCGTAAGAAAAGAAAAAATGAACATATATACAAATAAATATAGAATACAACAATTAGAAAAAGGTGATATATATGAATAA
- a CDS encoding 4Fe-4S dicluster domain-containing protein: protein MNNNLNSFVVADSSKCIGCKACEIACFAVHNKNNNVGCTVGTVETAVIPRLYLVKTPSVTMPIQCRQCEDAPCAKSCSVGAIRQIDNTIVVDQKKCIGCKNCIMACPFGAIDLLPQYDNGKEVVQFNLKEESHNGLEEIVKSTAYKCDLCIDNGEQACIKTCPNNALRLVKPLDEKKYKNKKAAQALMNTTKNYKQL from the coding sequence ATGAATAATAATCTAAACTCATTCGTAGTAGCTGATTCAAGTAAGTGTATAGGTTGTAAAGCATGTGAAATTGCATGCTTTGCAGTTCATAATAAAAATAATAATGTCGGATGTACGGTTGGAACTGTAGAAACAGCAGTAATTCCTAGATTATATCTTGTGAAAACACCTTCAGTTACTATGCCTATACAATGTAGACAATGTGAGGATGCACCTTGTGCTAAGAGCTGTTCGGTTGGAGCTATAAGACAAATAGATAATACTATAGTAGTTGATCAAAAAAAATGTATAGGATGTAAAAATTGTATTATGGCATGTCCGTTTGGAGCAATAGATCTTTTACCTCAATACGATAATGGAAAAGAGGTAGTACAATTTAATTTAAAAGAAGAATCACATAATGGATTAGAAGAAATTGTGAAAAGTACTGCCTACAAATGTGATTTATGTATAGATAACGGTGAACAAGCATGCATAAAAACTTGTCCTAACAATGCTTTAAGGTTAGTAAAACCTCTAGACGAAAAAAAATATAAAAACAAAAAAGCTGCACAAGCTCTTATGAATACTACAAAAAATTACAAACAACTATAA
- a CDS encoding [FeFe] hydrogenase, group A — MSIINIDKELCTGCRRCANVCPVGAIKGEQGKVQTIDEHKCVVCGQCVQICSSYASQFDTEITSIDLKLKERGMLEGTKEPLFAAYNMGQVDLLKKYLSDDNKYKIVQCAPAVRVALAEEFGMEFGKLTPGKMASALKKLNFDRVYDTNFAADLTIMEEGSELIKRVTEGKNLPMFTSCCPAWVKFAETEYPEILNHLSSCKSPQQMAGTIFKTYGAEIDNIDPSTILSVAVMPCTCKQFECDREEINSSGYKDVDIVITTRELAYLIKDMGIDFINIDDEEFDKPLGEYSGAGTIFGSTGGVMEAALRTGYELITKKSIPNIDLKFVRGGQGLRTATVEVGDLNLNIAIVSGLKNVIPVIESIKEGKCDFHFIEVMTCPEGCVSGGGQPKLLIEEHRDVAYKKRKESIYDHDSNLKIRKSHENPAIKKLYDEFLKEPLGHKSHHLLHTNYVSRKEI, encoded by the coding sequence ATGTCTATAATCAATATTGATAAAGAATTATGTACAGGGTGTAGACGATGTGCTAATGTATGTCCTGTTGGTGCTATAAAAGGAGAGCAGGGAAAGGTTCAAACTATAGATGAACATAAGTGTGTTGTTTGTGGTCAATGTGTTCAAATTTGCAGTTCTTATGCATCTCAATTTGATACGGAAATAACTTCTATTGATCTGAAGTTAAAAGAAAGAGGTATGCTGGAAGGTACTAAGGAACCTTTATTCGCAGCTTATAATATGGGACAGGTAGATTTATTAAAAAAATATTTATCTGATGATAATAAATATAAGATTGTTCAGTGTGCACCAGCAGTTAGAGTTGCATTAGCTGAAGAATTTGGTATGGAGTTTGGTAAGTTAACTCCTGGAAAAATGGCATCAGCTCTTAAAAAATTAAATTTTGATAGAGTATATGATACTAACTTTGCAGCGGATTTAACTATAATGGAAGAAGGAAGTGAACTTATAAAGAGAGTTACAGAAGGCAAAAACTTGCCTATGTTTACTTCTTGTTGTCCTGCTTGGGTTAAGTTTGCTGAGACTGAGTATCCAGAAATTTTAAATCATTTATCAAGTTGCAAGTCTCCACAACAAATGGCTGGAACTATATTTAAAACTTATGGAGCTGAAATAGATAATATAGATCCAAGTACTATATTAAGCGTTGCAGTTATGCCTTGTACTTGTAAACAGTTTGAATGTGATAGAGAAGAGATAAATAGTAGTGGATATAAAGATGTAGATATCGTTATAACTACTAGAGAACTTGCTTATTTGATAAAAGATATGGGAATTGATTTTATAAATATAGATGATGAAGAATTTGATAAGCCTCTAGGAGAGTATAGTGGAGCGGGTACTATATTTGGATCAACTGGAGGAGTTATGGAGGCAGCTCTTAGAACTGGATATGAACTAATAACTAAAAAGAGCATACCAAATATAGATTTGAAATTTGTAAGAGGTGGACAAGGATTAAGAACAGCTACTGTTGAGGTCGGAGATTTAAATTTAAATATAGCAATAGTTTCTGGACTTAAAAATGTAATACCTGTAATTGAAAGTATAAAAGAGGGTAAATGTGATTTTCATTTCATAGAAGTTATGACATGTCCTGAGGGATGTGTAAGTGGTGGAGGTCAACCTAAATTATTGATAGAAGAGCATAGAGATGTTGCATATAAAAAGAGAAAAGAATCTATATATGATCATGATTCAAATTTAAAAATAAGAAAATCTCATGAAAATCCAGCTATAAAAAAATTATATGATGAGTTTTTAAAAGAACCTCTTGGTCATAAATCTCATCACTTATTGCATACGAACTATGTATCTAGAAAGGAGATTTAA
- a CDS encoding 4Fe-4S dicluster domain-containing protein: MNTFVIADPDKCIGCRTCEIACVVAHSETNILTQENNDIEFNPKLSVIKTVEVSAPIQCRQCEDAPCANICPNGSIINKDGVIYINKETCIGCKTCVVACPFGAIDLVSEYKDGEVVNQENLKCIDNNKCYFKERIIANKCDLCIDSPDGPACVKACPTDAFKIVKGTHLDKSIKNKRKKSASLL, from the coding sequence ATGAATACTTTTGTAATAGCAGACCCAGATAAATGTATAGGATGTAGAACTTGTGAAATAGCATGTGTTGTAGCTCATTCAGAAACAAATATATTAACTCAAGAAAATAATGATATAGAATTTAACCCTAAATTAAGTGTTATAAAAACTGTAGAAGTAAGTGCACCTATACAGTGTAGACAATGTGAAGATGCTCCGTGTGCAAATATATGTCCAAATGGTTCTATTATAAATAAAGACGGAGTAATATACATAAATAAAGAAACTTGCATAGGATGTAAAACTTGTGTTGTAGCCTGTCCTTTTGGAGCTATTGACTTAGTAAGTGAGTATAAAGATGGAGAGGTTGTAAATCAAGAAAATCTAAAGTGTATAGATAATAATAAGTGCTATTTTAAGGAACGTATAATAGCTAATAAATGTGATCTTTGCATAGATTCACCAGACGGACCAGCATGTGTAAAGGCGTGTCCAACTGATGCATTTAAGATAGTAAAAGGAACGCATTTAGATAAATCTATAAAGAATAAGAGAAAGAAAAGTGCATCACTTCTTTAA
- the cysS gene encoding cysteine--tRNA ligase, which produces MELRIYNTLTKVQEKFVPIDSKKVKMYTCGPTVYNFAHIGNLRTYIFEDVLKRVLEYGGYEVKHIMNITDVGHLQSDADTGEDKMRMGAKREHKSVLEIARFYEDAFISDLKKLNIKLPTVLPRATEHVEDMINLIKTLEEKGYTYTANKNVYFSIDMFEDYYKLANLTPKELQAGSRVDVDPFKRNPLDFVLWFGNSKYENHILQWDSPWGVGFPGWHIECSAMAIKYLGDYMDIHCGGVDHIPVHHTNELAQSEGALGHKWVNYWMHGEFLILDNGKMSKSKGEFLTLDRLIEKGFDPLVYRYYVLQSKYRKPLTFSYERLEEAKKSLTSLKQKINSIINNIDEFTLKDEYKIKKYKDEFDKYINDDLNLANGFTVLFNAIKDDSLNNLEKKILIEDFDKVFGLNFIKIDTENKKIDESKMNLVEKLLKEREESRKNKDWEKSDKIRKLLLEMDIEILDTREGTKWKVKE; this is translated from the coding sequence ATGGAGTTAAGAATTTATAACACGTTAACAAAAGTTCAGGAAAAGTTTGTACCAATAGATAGTAAAAAGGTAAAAATGTATACTTGTGGACCAACTGTATATAATTTTGCTCATATTGGAAATTTAAGAACTTATATATTCGAAGATGTACTAAAAAGAGTTCTTGAATATGGAGGATATGAAGTCAAACATATAATGAATATAACTGACGTAGGTCATTTACAATCAGATGCAGATACTGGTGAGGATAAAATGAGAATGGGAGCAAAGAGAGAACATAAAAGTGTATTGGAAATAGCTAGATTTTATGAAGATGCATTTATTAGTGACTTGAAAAAACTAAATATAAAGCTTCCAACAGTACTACCTAGAGCTACAGAGCATGTTGAAGATATGATAAATTTAATAAAGACTTTAGAAGAAAAGGGATATACTTATACAGCTAATAAAAATGTATATTTTTCAATAGATATGTTTGAAGATTATTATAAGCTAGCAAATCTAACACCTAAAGAACTTCAAGCAGGCAGTAGAGTAGATGTGGATCCTTTTAAAAGAAATCCACTAGACTTTGTACTTTGGTTTGGAAATTCTAAATATGAAAATCATATACTACAATGGGACTCTCCTTGGGGAGTTGGATTTCCAGGATGGCATATAGAATGCTCAGCCATGGCTATAAAGTATTTAGGAGATTATATGGATATTCATTGTGGAGGTGTAGATCATATACCAGTACATCACACTAATGAACTAGCTCAATCAGAAGGTGCACTTGGGCATAAATGGGTAAATTACTGGATGCATGGTGAATTTCTAATATTAGATAATGGAAAAATGTCTAAATCAAAGGGTGAATTTTTAACTTTAGATAGGTTAATAGAAAAAGGGTTTGATCCATTAGTGTATAGATATTATGTACTTCAATCAAAATATAGAAAACCATTAACTTTCAGCTATGAAAGATTAGAAGAAGCAAAAAAATCTTTAACATCTTTAAAACAAAAAATAAATTCTATAATAAATAATATAGATGAATTCACATTAAAAGATGAATATAAAATTAAGAAATATAAAGATGAGTTTGATAAATATATAAATGATGATTTGAACTTAGCTAATGGATTTACTGTATTATTCAATGCTATAAAAGATGATAGTTTAAATAACTTAGAAAAAAAGATTTTGATAGAAGATTTTGATAAAGTATTTGGATTGAATTTTATAAAAATTGATACAGAAAATAAAAAAATAGACGAAAGTAAAATGAATTTGGTAGAAAAACTCTTAAAAGAAAGAGAAGAATCTAGAAAAAATAAAGACTGGGAGAAATCAGATAAAATAAGAAAGCTTTTATTAGAAATGGATATAGAAATTTTAGACACTAGAGAAGGTACTAAATGGAAGGTTAAGGAATAA
- a CDS encoding formate/nitrite transporter family protein, with protein sequence MSTKNYLAPDEIASYTIDTGIKKVSKNYFIQFLLGILAGAFIAFAAEGSNVSAYGLWSKPETYGLGKAMAGALFGTGLMLVIIAGADLFTGNTLIIMGVLEKKIKLKDMFMNWILVYLGNFVGSIFVAYMIVNSGQLHMGGNMLAGTTIKIAYYKVSLSFTNAFFLGIMCNWLVCLAVWLSYSAKDITGKILGIFFPIWLFITSGFEHSVANMYYISAGILAKSDSHYAHASHLSNESLDALNWKSFIFSNLVPVTLGNIVGGAFFVGAIYWFIYVKKSNKTQKSSI encoded by the coding sequence ATGAGTACTAAAAATTATCTAGCACCTGATGAAATAGCATCTTATACTATTGATACAGGTATTAAAAAAGTAAGCAAAAATTATTTTATTCAATTTTTATTAGGTATATTAGCAGGAGCATTTATAGCATTTGCAGCTGAAGGTTCTAACGTTTCAGCTTATGGACTTTGGTCAAAGCCTGAAACTTACGGTCTTGGAAAAGCAATGGCTGGAGCTTTATTTGGAACAGGTCTTATGTTAGTTATTATTGCCGGAGCTGATCTTTTTACAGGTAATACACTTATAATAATGGGCGTGCTTGAAAAAAAGATAAAATTGAAAGATATGTTTATGAACTGGATTTTAGTTTATTTAGGGAATTTTGTCGGATCAATTTTTGTCGCATATATGATTGTTAACTCTGGTCAACTTCATATGGGGGGTAATATGCTGGCTGGTACCACTATAAAAATAGCATATTATAAAGTCTCTTTATCTTTTACAAATGCATTTTTCTTAGGAATCATGTGTAACTGGCTTGTATGTCTTGCCGTTTGGTTGTCATACTCTGCTAAAGATATAACAGGTAAAATACTAGGAATATTCTTTCCTATATGGTTATTTATCACTTCAGGATTCGAGCATAGTGTAGCTAATATGTACTATATATCAGCTGGAATACTAGCAAAATCAGATTCTCACTATGCACATGCATCTCACTTATCTAATGAGTCTCTAGATGCTCTTAACTGGAAAAGCTTTATATTTAGCAACTTAGTTCCGGTAACTTTAGGAAATATAGTTGGAGGAGCTTTCTTTGTAGGAGCTATATATTGGTTTATATACGTAAAGAAAAGTAACAAAACACAAAAATCATCTATATAA
- a CDS encoding formate/nitrite transporter family protein: MEKRYLTPKEVAQATIKSGIAKANLKLCHMLILGIFAGMFIAFGAYGDIVIMQTLKNIDVGLMKFFGALVFPIGLMLVVMAGAELFTGNNLMTLAFMDKKITLKQLMTNWIVVYIGNFIGSLFLVFVLFKANLFSESATTLSVNIAKAKISLPFGVLFLRAILCNIIVVLAVWMATAAQDIVSKIFACWFPIMLFVLSGYEHSVANMFFIPMGKALGLSVSWIDIFTVNLIPVTLGNIVGGGLIVPIAYYICYVKNNKEKVKNI, translated from the coding sequence ATGGAAAAGAGATATTTAACACCTAAAGAAGTAGCTCAGGCAACTATCAAAAGTGGAATAGCTAAAGCTAATCTTAAGCTCTGTCATATGCTGATACTTGGGATTTTTGCAGGTATGTTCATAGCTTTTGGAGCTTATGGAGACATTGTAATAATGCAGACATTAAAAAATATAGACGTAGGTTTGATGAAATTTTTTGGAGCACTAGTATTTCCTATAGGACTTATGTTAGTAGTTATGGCAGGGGCAGAACTTTTTACTGGAAACAATCTTATGACTTTAGCTTTCATGGATAAGAAAATAACATTGAAACAACTTATGACAAATTGGATTGTAGTTTATATTGGGAATTTTATAGGGTCATTATTTTTAGTATTTGTATTGTTTAAAGCAAATTTATTTTCTGAATCAGCTACAACTTTAAGCGTTAATATAGCAAAAGCGAAAATATCTTTACCTTTTGGAGTATTATTTTTAAGAGCAATATTATGTAATATAATAGTGGTTTTAGCTGTATGGATGGCAACAGCTGCACAAGATATAGTATCAAAAATATTTGCATGTTGGTTTCCTATAATGTTATTTGTATTATCTGGTTATGAACATAGTGTAGCAAATATGTTTTTTATACCAATGGGTAAGGCATTAGGGTTATCAGTTAGTTGGATTGATATATTTACGGTTAACTTAATACCTGTAACCTTAGGAAATATAGTAGGTGGAGGTTTAATAGTTCCTATAGCGTATTATATTTGTTATGTTAAAAATAACAAAGAAAAAGTGAAAAATATATAA
- a CDS encoding methyl-accepting chemotaxis protein: MKKNKRQIINILPNTFKNKMIMILLLVIIIPVCTLGYMSYYKSYNILDENLMSSSQETTALAEKIINGYLDTIEIQLDMISDTSNIRRINELQNEGVDKGAAQQKIDEYLRLNKEKNINIEHSYIVDNNKNLYIYPYVELPDGFDPTTRPWYTEAVENNGSVVWTEPYIDTDTGQITITASKAITDNGNFVGIVALDVSLNKLSEEISKIKIGQEGYIFVTTVEGMTISHKEKSEIGTTHITKLDVWNEIKTKDSGFVEYTYNGEDKCVGFITDKRLNVKILGAMNESELENDTNAIKYFILYCIIGSIIIGIIVSSLIARSVTKPINSLKEVFLKASNGDLTVKSNIKTKDEFGDLGESFNSMIDNIRDLVKNVKDSSETILNSSGSLAETTEQTSIATNEIGQAIEQIAMVSSDQARDTQDGLNKVEELAASIAEVVQLETNISDITLKTNELSSKGEDVVKILDEKSEMTKQSSRVVSEIVFEVDKKSQDIGTIIQAITNISEQTNLLALNAAIEAARAGENGRGFAVVADEVRKLAEQSNEASKEIEELIKGIQEKSKQAVERMEAGNNIIIDQNKAVLDTKNIFAQISDSIEILIKNNEYVVDHTNSMDNKKNDIVGAIQNLAASSEQTSASTEEVSASTEEQLASIESVASLTQDLNDLANNLSTAINNFKID, encoded by the coding sequence ATGAAGAAAAATAAAAGGCAAATCATCAATATTTTACCAAACACCTTTAAAAATAAGATGATAATGATATTACTACTAGTAATAATTATACCTGTGTGCACATTGGGGTATATGAGTTACTACAAATCTTATAATATTTTAGATGAAAATCTTATGAGCTCGAGTCAAGAAACCACAGCATTAGCAGAAAAAATAATAAATGGATATTTGGACACTATAGAAATACAGTTAGATATGATTTCTGATACTAGTAATATTAGAAGAATCAATGAACTTCAAAATGAAGGTGTAGACAAGGGGGCAGCACAACAAAAAATAGATGAATATTTAAGACTAAATAAAGAAAAAAATATAAATATAGAGCATAGTTATATAGTTGATAATAATAAAAATTTATATATATATCCATATGTAGAATTACCTGATGGATTTGATCCAACTACTAGACCTTGGTATACAGAAGCTGTTGAAAATAATGGAAGTGTAGTCTGGACGGAACCATACATAGATACTGACACGGGACAGATTACTATAACGGCATCAAAAGCTATAACGGATAATGGAAATTTTGTAGGAATAGTTGCGCTTGATGTTTCACTAAACAAGCTGTCTGAAGAAATAAGTAAGATTAAAATTGGACAAGAAGGTTATATTTTTGTAACTACTGTTGAGGGGATGACTATCTCACATAAAGAAAAAAGTGAAATAGGAACAACTCATATAACTAAACTAGATGTATGGAATGAAATTAAAACTAAAGACTCTGGTTTTGTAGAGTATACATATAATGGAGAAGATAAATGTGTAGGGTTTATAACAGATAAAAGATTAAATGTTAAAATACTTGGAGCTATGAATGAATCTGAATTAGAAAATGATACTAATGCAATAAAGTATTTTATACTGTATTGTATAATAGGTTCTATAATTATAGGAATAATAGTATCATCATTAATTGCAAGAAGTGTTACAAAACCTATAAATTCTTTAAAAGAAGTATTTTTAAAGGCTTCAAATGGAGATTTAACTGTAAAATCAAATATAAAAACTAAAGATGAGTTTGGTGATTTGGGAGAAAGCTTTAACTCTATGATAGATAATATAAGAGATTTAGTTAAGAATGTAAAAGATTCTTCTGAAACTATATTAAATTCATCAGGATCTCTTGCAGAAACTACTGAACAAACTAGTATTGCAACAAATGAAATTGGTCAAGCCATAGAGCAAATTGCAATGGTATCTAGTGATCAAGCTAGAGATACTCAAGATGGTTTGAATAAGGTAGAAGAACTTGCAGCGAGTATAGCAGAGGTTGTTCAATTAGAAACTAATATAAGTGATATAACTTTAAAGACTAATGAACTTAGCAGCAAAGGTGAAGATGTAGTTAAGATATTAGATGAAAAATCAGAAATGACAAAACAATCATCTAGAGTTGTAAGTGAAATAGTATTTGAGGTTGATAAAAAATCGCAAGATATAGGAACTATAATTCAAGCTATAACAAATATATCAGAGCAAACTAATTTATTAGCGTTAAATGCCGCTATAGAGGCTGCACGTGCAGGTGAAAATGGAAGAGGATTCGCAGTTGTTGCAGACGAGGTAAGAAAACTTGCTGAACAGTCAAATGAAGCTTCAAAGGAAATAGAAGAACTTATAAAAGGAATACAAGAGAAATCAAAACAAGCAGTTGAAAGAATGGAAGCTGGAAACAATATAATAATAGATCAAAATAAGGCTGTTTTAGATACTAAAAACATATTCGCTCAGATTTCAGATTCTATTGAGATACTTATTAAAAACAATGAATATGTGGTTGATCATACTAATTCTATGGATAATAAAAAGAATGATATAGTAGGAGCAATACAAAACCTTGCAGCATCATCAGAACAGACTTCAGCATCAACTGAGGAAGTATCAGCATCAACTGAGGAACAACTTGCATCTATAGAAAGTGTTGCAAGTTTAACTCAAGATTTAAATGATCTTGCAAATAATCTATCAACAGCTATAAATAACTTCAAAATAGATTAA